From a region of the bacterium genome:
- a CDS encoding glycosyltransferase family 4 protein, giving the protein MVKLAIEGGEPTKLLMFAAIGTPDGKPRLLRFPPGEAPEYDRSVSTHQAIRKCKYFPKGWQLDLVILTPFNLSTRRGLKKKLESLAMIARIGRLAFWACRKYDVLICGQVTMVSICLGLFQRLLFLHRPVLIVREFMLGAYKAGTPSWFRLALIKFIFKEVALIVCSSHTEAEHYCELLGWPSSRAVFLHLPSLRPHLRPKSTSEAPFILSAGRTGRDYGTLLQAVKGLELKVTLVCSPKNLEGLEIPDTVQVRYDISRTEYESLVESCTFLVIPLVKANCSAGQRVIEAAMSCGKAVIATNTAGTEDYIINGETGILVKPDDVGAMRSAVWSLWEDTELRERLGKLGREYALRHFSDEAYAEGFLNHLKKILSVKKA; this is encoded by the coding sequence ATGGTCAAGTTAGCCATCGAAGGAGGCGAACCAACCAAGTTGTTGATGTTCGCGGCGATCGGGACGCCCGACGGAAAGCCGCGATTGCTGAGATTCCCACCTGGCGAGGCACCAGAATACGATCGCAGTGTTAGCACGCATCAGGCGATTAGGAAGTGTAAGTACTTTCCGAAGGGCTGGCAGCTTGACCTTGTGATACTGACACCATTCAACCTATCAACACGACGCGGGCTGAAGAAAAAGCTCGAATCCTTGGCCATGATAGCCCGCATCGGCCGACTCGCCTTCTGGGCCTGCCGCAAGTATGATGTGCTAATCTGTGGGCAGGTAACCATGGTATCTATTTGCCTGGGTCTCTTTCAACGGTTGCTGTTTCTACATCGTCCAGTCCTGATTGTGCGGGAGTTCATGCTCGGAGCATACAAAGCGGGAACGCCGAGCTGGTTCCGCCTAGCGCTTATAAAGTTCATCTTCAAGGAGGTTGCCCTCATCGTATGTTCCTCACACACTGAGGCCGAGCATTACTGCGAGCTGCTTGGTTGGCCATCTTCCCGCGCAGTGTTTCTGCACCTTCCGTCGCTCCGTCCGCACCTTCGCCCCAAATCGACTTCTGAAGCTCCGTTCATTCTGTCTGCTGGCCGCACTGGCAGGGATTATGGGACGTTACTTCAGGCTGTGAAGGGCCTAGAACTCAAGGTCACGTTAGTATGTAGCCCGAAGAATCTTGAGGGCCTCGAGATTCCAGATACCGTTCAAGTTCGATATGATATTTCTAGAACAGAATATGAGTCTCTAGTCGAGTCATGTACTTTTCTGGTCATTCCATTGGTCAAAGCAAACTGCTCAGCAGGTCAGCGGGTAATCGAGGCAGCGATGAGTTGCGGCAAAGCCGTGATCGCGACCAATACTGCAGGAACTGAGGACTATATCATCAATGGCGAGACTGGTATCCTTGTTAAACCGGACGACGTCGGGGCGATGAGAAGCGCTGTCTGGAGCCTTTGGGAAGATACTGAACTACGGGAGCGACTGGGCAAGCTCGGGAGAGAGTATGCCCTGAGGCACTTCTCGGATGAGGCGTATGCCGAAGGTTTTTTGAATCACTTGAAGAAGATATTAAGCGTAAAAAAGGCCTGA
- a CDS encoding glycosyltransferase: MADAPGVGCSSVTIICSYPPPYAGMAIYAERLSAYLIAGGFECKVIDVGRDKTRGKAEHVLRPLGGRVLKYFSAMWLLLRHRADVVHINCSSYGNFWASLLLGAFGKIVGRKVVLTVHGGSFPGRVRGFGLIKRTNARVGLHFPDALICVNERIEAAVRSLGVPQEKASLIPAFCLHYLSDTVDRALLPKAVVSFCETHKPVLVSGITLESVYGWQTLVEAVDMLRARLPKVGLVIMGEGVDADKCAEMIAAKGLSERVLMTGDLPHPVALTICKEFADVMIRPTLVDGDSSFVREGIALQKPMVASDTDFRPEGVILFKKGDAEDLAEKVEYALARKEEIEAQLKEIEHLDYFAETVKVYKRLLQQKGVKRKSKPAND; encoded by the coding sequence ATGGCCGATGCGCCAGGGGTGGGTTGCTCCAGTGTAACAATCATCTGTAGTTACCCGCCGCCGTATGCGGGGATGGCCATTTATGCAGAGCGGTTGTCGGCGTATCTCATTGCAGGGGGCTTCGAGTGCAAGGTGATCGACGTTGGCCGCGACAAGACGAGGGGCAAGGCCGAGCACGTTCTCAGGCCGTTGGGGGGGCGAGTGCTGAAATACTTTTCTGCGATGTGGCTGCTGTTACGGCATCGCGCCGACGTAGTCCACATCAACTGCTCAAGCTACGGCAATTTCTGGGCCAGCCTGCTCTTGGGAGCTTTCGGCAAGATAGTCGGTCGAAAAGTCGTGCTCACAGTGCATGGCGGCAGTTTCCCCGGGCGAGTGCGCGGCTTTGGCCTCATCAAGAGAACGAACGCACGGGTCGGCCTTCACTTCCCAGACGCTTTGATCTGCGTTAATGAGCGGATTGAGGCCGCCGTGAGATCGCTTGGCGTGCCTCAAGAGAAGGCGAGCCTGATTCCCGCGTTCTGCCTGCACTATCTGTCCGATACCGTGGATAGGGCGCTGCTTCCGAAGGCCGTTGTTTCGTTCTGTGAGACTCACAAGCCGGTCCTCGTTTCGGGGATAACTCTGGAGAGCGTTTATGGCTGGCAGACGCTGGTCGAGGCGGTTGACATGCTTAGGGCGAGACTCCCTAAGGTTGGGCTGGTGATCATGGGCGAGGGCGTAGATGCCGATAAGTGCGCCGAGATGATAGCTGCAAAAGGGCTATCCGAGCGCGTGCTCATGACTGGGGACCTGCCTCATCCAGTTGCGCTAACCATTTGTAAGGAATTCGCCGATGTAATGATCAGGCCGACGTTGGTTGATGGCGATTCGTCGTTTGTTCGGGAGGGGATTGCGCTTCAAAAGCCCATGGTGGCGAGCGACACTGACTTTCGCCCAGAAGGCGTGATACTGTTCAAGAAAGGAGACGCCGAGGACCTTGCGGAGAAGGTCGAATATGCGTTAGCTCGTAAGGAAGAGATCGAGGCGCAATTGAAGGAGATAGAGCACCTGGATTACTTCGCCGAGACAGTCAAGGTGTACAAGCGCTTGCTTCAGCAAAAAGGCGTGAAGAGAAAGAGTAAACCGGCAAATGACTGA
- a CDS encoding glycosyltransferase: MAKAIKRPIRVAILTGQLSKGGAERELYNFLKGFDRSRFSIRVVLLNPGGYWVKPIRSLGIEVVELPESVKGVLRRTLHLTRLLRRLECDICHSWNFYTTAYAGVCGRLAGVPIRMGFLQDQPEFVLDAMGWKAKLIFRCVDAVVINSEIAAKSATKLGLNNVPMLVVHNAVEAPESLNRDEAKRHVNSQSAIPESAQLIGTVGRLVPKKNHRMLVKVIERLSREYPNLYAMFVGDGELRKETEALVRAAGLSERVVFTGTRDDVERILPAFDVFCSSSNSEGLANAIQESMAAGVPVVATEVGGIRELIDDGENGFIVPSGDVDAMIEKVKLLLDSAELRRKIGMAGREKMMREFTVEKMVDTLQNVYIEMLKRKGYEL, translated from the coding sequence ATGGCCAAAGCAATCAAGAGACCAATAAGAGTAGCGATCCTTACCGGGCAGTTGAGCAAGGGAGGCGCGGAACGAGAGCTATACAATTTCCTGAAGGGCTTCGACCGCTCGCGGTTCTCGATAAGGGTAGTCCTGCTGAATCCTGGCGGCTACTGGGTCAAGCCCATCCGTTCACTGGGGATAGAGGTCGTCGAGCTGCCTGAGTCTGTGAAGGGAGTGCTGCGCAGGACACTTCACCTCACGCGGCTCTTGCGCCGGCTCGAGTGCGACATCTGTCACTCTTGGAACTTCTACACCACGGCCTACGCGGGCGTTTGCGGTCGGCTGGCCGGAGTTCCCATCAGGATGGGTTTCTTGCAGGATCAGCCTGAATTCGTGCTGGACGCAATGGGCTGGAAAGCAAAGCTGATCTTTCGTTGCGTTGATGCCGTTGTCATCAATTCCGAGATTGCGGCGAAGAGCGCGACCAAGCTGGGACTCAATAATGTCCCGATGCTAGTTGTCCACAATGCGGTCGAGGCGCCAGAGTCGCTGAATCGGGACGAGGCGAAAAGACATGTGAATAGTCAGTCGGCGATACCAGAGAGCGCGCAATTGATAGGCACAGTTGGGCGCCTCGTTCCCAAAAAGAACCACAGGATGCTTGTCAAGGTCATCGAGAGGCTATCGAGAGAGTATCCGAATCTCTATGCGATGTTCGTTGGGGATGGAGAGTTGAGAAAAGAAACTGAGGCGTTAGTGCGTGCTGCGGGCTTGTCTGAGAGGGTGGTGTTCACAGGCACGCGAGATGATGTGGAGCGGATTCTCCCAGCGTTTGACGTGTTCTGCTCGTCCTCTAACAGCGAGGGCCTGGCAAACGCGATTCAGGAGTCGATGGCGGCTGGGGTCCCCGTGGTCGCTACCGAAGTTGGGGGCATCCGCGAGCTGATCGATGACGGTGAGAATGGTTTCATTGTGCCCTCGGGAGACGTGGACGCTATGATTGAGAAGGTCAAGCTGTTGCTTGATTCCGCCGAGCTGAGGCGCAAGATCGGGATGGCGGGGCGTGAGAAGATGATGCGCGAGTTCACGGTCGAGAAGATGGTTGATACGCTTCAAAACGTGTATATCGAGATGTTAAAAAGGAAGGGCTACGAGCTGTAA
- a CDS encoding methyltransferase domain-containing protein has protein sequence MSREVCPICQGADLQLREKETELWSIPSPGQIAVCSSCGFRFVVNPATEFVNLKHYEGEEYHKHHGDKRLFFRQRLEELLRLAPGRKILDIGCATGQFLEVASEVGFDAFGVEPTEYAAGVARSRGLNVHHGFVSDLPDGEYDVVHSNHVLEHIPEPVVFMKDVARVLKPNGIACIEVPNEFDNLPYILNRIMGTRKPRAVPSPHVSFFDIRSLKQIFARANLRLLQWETHTELAPRGLINSIRFFPNNAVRRLGDLLKKGRNTVCLAKKE, from the coding sequence ATGTCTAGAGAAGTCTGTCCAATCTGCCAAGGCGCGGACCTGCAGCTCCGTGAGAAGGAGACCGAGCTGTGGAGTATTCCGTCTCCTGGGCAGATTGCGGTCTGTAGCAGCTGCGGATTCCGGTTTGTCGTGAACCCCGCCACGGAGTTTGTGAATCTGAAGCACTACGAAGGTGAGGAGTATCACAAGCACCACGGCGACAAGAGGCTATTCTTCCGACAGCGCCTGGAGGAGCTTTTAAGGCTTGCGCCGGGGCGAAAGATACTCGATATTGGCTGCGCTACGGGCCAGTTTCTCGAAGTAGCAAGCGAGGTGGGGTTCGATGCATTCGGCGTGGAACCGACTGAATACGCCGCTGGTGTCGCAAGGAGCCGAGGATTGAACGTCCATCACGGTTTCGTGAGCGATCTTCCTGACGGTGAGTATGATGTGGTTCACTCAAACCACGTCCTTGAGCATATTCCCGAGCCCGTGGTCTTCATGAAAGATGTAGCGAGAGTTCTCAAGCCCAACGGGATTGCTTGCATCGAGGTCCCGAACGAGTTCGACAACTTGCCTTATATCCTCAACAGAATTATGGGGACACGCAAGCCACGAGCCGTCCCCTCGCCTCATGTCAGCTTCTTCGATATCCGGTCGCTCAAACAGATTTTCGCGCGGGCAAACCTAAGGCTGCTTCAGTGGGAGACCCATACCGAGCTCGCGCCACGGGGCCTCATAAACAGCATTCGCTTCTTTCCCAACAACGCGGTTAGGCGCCTCGGCGATCTTCTGAAGAAAGGGCGTAACACAGTTTGCTTGGCTAAGAAGGAATAG
- a CDS encoding glycosyltransferase, with the protein MSDNTAKIKVMHLVGTLALGGIERLVTDMCRVLANKGRYDLSVCCALERAGPFLEDILKLGVPVHECSIRKRGLVGFTRDFKHLLNTVRPDILHSQVNWSVLWQIMAAKRAHVPSIMMTQQNTFAPNALQRARQRAYEIVCRPYIDIRTAVSDSVAANMASNLWRRRKDILVIPNGVDLSVFNDGKIQSAEAKRLIGFGKTRIVGTVGSLSRQKGHKYLVEAARLVIDAGIDCRFVVVGNGSLREPLEEQVKGLGLTDNFVFLGARRDIPRVLRAMDVFVLSSLWEGLPIALVEAMAAGLPCIGTKVSGITEVLDEGSAGILVPPKASRALADALVQVLSDDELAERLRAAVKERAKDFSIESCVARYEELYQRLLSKNGRYPAKKAHIALHTPGKRQPPRESVS; encoded by the coding sequence ATGAGCGATAACACAGCGAAGATCAAGGTGATGCACCTCGTCGGAACGCTGGCGCTCGGGGGCATCGAACGGCTCGTGACAGATATGTGCCGTGTGCTGGCGAATAAGGGCAGATACGATCTGTCGGTATGTTGTGCTCTTGAAAGAGCCGGGCCTTTTCTGGAAGACATTCTCAAGCTGGGAGTTCCTGTGCATGAATGCTCAATCAGAAAACGAGGCCTTGTTGGTTTCACAAGAGATTTCAAGCATCTATTGAACACGGTTCGACCCGATATTCTGCACAGTCAGGTGAACTGGTCGGTGCTTTGGCAAATAATGGCGGCCAAGCGCGCACATGTCCCGTCGATTATGATGACACAGCAGAATACTTTTGCGCCCAATGCCCTTCAAAGAGCTCGCCAGAGGGCCTATGAGATTGTATGCAGACCATACATCGATATTAGAACGGCCGTCTCGGACTCTGTGGCCGCGAACATGGCATCCAATCTCTGGCGCAGGAGGAAAGATATCCTCGTGATTCCCAACGGGGTTGACCTCTCAGTCTTCAATGACGGCAAGATTCAAAGTGCCGAGGCGAAGAGACTGATTGGTTTTGGAAAAACGCGGATCGTGGGAACCGTGGGGAGCCTCTCTAGACAAAAGGGCCATAAGTATCTTGTCGAGGCGGCTCGCCTGGTTATTGATGCAGGCATTGATTGCCGTTTCGTTGTTGTTGGCAATGGTTCACTGAGGGAGCCTCTCGAAGAGCAGGTTAAAGGGCTAGGGCTGACTGACAATTTTGTATTTCTTGGGGCTCGTCGAGACATACCTCGCGTGCTTCGAGCGATGGACGTCTTCGTCCTTTCTTCATTATGGGAAGGGCTGCCTATAGCTCTGGTCGAGGCGATGGCGGCAGGATTGCCCTGCATTGGAACGAAGGTTAGCGGAATAACCGAGGTGCTTGATGAGGGGAGTGCTGGAATTCTTGTGCCACCGAAAGCCTCTAGGGCGTTGGCTGATGCTTTAGTTCAAGTGCTTTCAGATGATGAGCTGGCCGAGCGACTCCGCGCGGCGGTTAAGGAGCGGGCAAAGGACTTCAGCATTGAGAGCTGCGTGGCGAGATACGAAGAGCTTTATCAAAGGTTGTTGAGCAAGAATGGCAGGTATCCCGCTAAGAAGGCTCACATAGCGCTGCACACACCTGGTAAGAGGCAGCCACCGAGAGAGAGTGTTTCATGA
- a CDS encoding glycosyltransferase family 4 protein, translated as MRLLATTHVPHWQAGNRVMSSGYFVRDLRIFGDFFDEVHICAPVSKEPPPDDITAYSVGYSLTDCPVVRGSDLWSRLRRVWGMPGNVLRILRAMRGCDAIHIRGPENMGIFGAIALWFTKKPRCAKYAGQWEGYEGEPVANRIQRWLLSRRGFGGPVTVNAAWEGNRGHIYSVFNSSINRSDLDRTAEIAASKRLSSPMRYLFVGRLSDMKALNVLMQALARIDLSPRPALFIVGDGPLRQETERLVSELRLDSQVVFHGWLPPAELRKHYEQSHVLVLPSLYGEGWPKVINEAMLYGLPCISTSISSIPKILGDNERGLLVKPRDVDALTDAMTRLASDEELYARLSRAGRKWVENKTREDLMIWIKKILEESWGLELKKLDWM; from the coding sequence ATGAGGCTATTGGCGACGACGCACGTTCCGCATTGGCAGGCTGGAAACCGGGTTATGAGCTCCGGCTATTTCGTGCGCGATCTTAGGATATTTGGCGATTTCTTTGACGAAGTTCACATCTGCGCGCCGGTGTCGAAAGAGCCGCCGCCGGATGACATCACCGCTTACAGTGTCGGGTATAGTCTAACGGATTGCCCAGTCGTCCGCGGGTCAGACCTCTGGTCGAGGCTGCGGCGAGTTTGGGGAATGCCAGGAAATGTTTTGCGAATCCTGCGCGCGATGCGAGGTTGTGACGCAATACACATCCGCGGGCCAGAGAATATGGGTATCTTCGGCGCGATTGCATTGTGGTTCACCAAGAAGCCGCGATGCGCAAAGTACGCGGGCCAGTGGGAGGGCTATGAGGGCGAGCCGGTCGCGAACAGGATTCAGCGATGGCTATTGTCGAGAAGAGGCTTCGGCGGGCCGGTGACTGTCAACGCCGCCTGGGAGGGGAATCGGGGCCACATCTATTCGGTGTTCAACAGCAGCATCAATCGCTCTGATCTCGATCGAACGGCCGAGATTGCGGCATCAAAGAGACTGTCAAGCCCCATGCGCTATCTATTCGTGGGACGGCTGAGCGATATGAAGGCGCTCAACGTCCTCATGCAGGCCCTTGCCAGGATAGACCTTAGCCCTAGGCCCGCGCTTTTCATCGTCGGCGACGGGCCTTTGAGGCAGGAGACTGAGCGGCTGGTTTCAGAGTTACGTTTGGATTCACAGGTCGTTTTTCACGGGTGGCTGCCGCCGGCTGAACTGCGCAAGCATTATGAACAGTCCCACGTCCTTGTCCTACCTTCACTATACGGTGAGGGTTGGCCAAAAGTAATTAACGAGGCAATGCTTTACGGACTCCCATGTATCTCAACATCAATAAGTTCTATCCCAAAAATCCTTGGGGACAATGAAAGAGGATTATTGGTCAAGCCGCGGGACGTTGATGCTCTGACTGACGCAATGACGCGCCTCGCCTCGGACGAGGAGCTTTACGCCAGGCTGTCCCGCGCGGGCAGAAAATGGGTAGAGAATAAGACTCGCGAGGACCTGATGATTTGGATCAAGAAGATTCTCGAGGAGTCGTGGGGGCTGGAACTCAAGAAATTGGACTGGATGTAG
- a CDS encoding glycosyltransferase family 4 protein, translated as MNICYLCSEYPTVSSAGHGGVGTSVQILARGLCARGHKAFVMGMGAQDGEWTDMGVKITYLRASRLPKLSAVTNILRARRFLKKVISGNSIDLIEATESNAAFLPFDVPRPKVIKLRGSHRFHTFYGGVRPRWSRAALQDWALRKPDALAAISRFVLEETIRLARLRPKLTRVIPNAVDTILFCPGGACCAEPDLIVFAGTLYQLKGIDKLVDAMPFVLRKRPNARLIVAGREPLPGRGMFSQSELEARMDKWVRPRVEFTGFFPHDRLRDLFVRAAVCVFPSIMETFGNVVIEAMACGKAVVASRTGPGPEIIEDGVSGLLCDPYDPADIANKILEVLDNPDLAERLGQNARKRVLENFSADIIVQKNIAFYEECIERFKRSETDRQRMFFRRCFR; from the coding sequence ATGAATATTTGCTACTTATGTTCTGAATACCCAACGGTGTCATCTGCGGGACACGGCGGAGTTGGAACATCCGTGCAGATTCTGGCAAGGGGTCTGTGTGCGCGCGGCCACAAAGCCTTCGTAATGGGTATGGGGGCGCAAGACGGTGAGTGGACTGACATGGGGGTCAAGATAACGTATTTGAGGGCTTCACGGTTGCCAAAGCTATCAGCAGTAACGAATATCCTAAGAGCAAGAAGATTTCTGAAGAAGGTCATTTCAGGCAATTCAATTGATCTAATTGAGGCAACCGAGAGCAACGCCGCGTTTCTCCCGTTTGACGTGCCTAGACCCAAGGTGATCAAGCTTCGTGGGAGCCACCGTTTTCACACGTTCTACGGAGGTGTGAGGCCGCGCTGGTCGCGGGCTGCGCTTCAGGACTGGGCTCTGAGAAAGCCAGACGCGCTGGCAGCAATAAGCAGGTTTGTGCTTGAAGAGACGATCCGTCTGGCGAGATTGCGGCCCAAGCTAACACGCGTGATCCCCAACGCCGTCGATACCATTCTGTTCTGCCCTGGGGGTGCTTGCTGCGCTGAGCCAGACCTTATCGTCTTCGCAGGAACTCTGTATCAACTGAAAGGAATCGATAAACTCGTCGACGCAATGCCATTTGTTCTCAGGAAGAGACCGAACGCTAGACTGATTGTTGCGGGCCGAGAGCCGCTGCCGGGGCGAGGGATGTTTAGCCAGTCTGAGCTCGAGGCCAGAATGGACAAGTGGGTTCGACCGAGAGTAGAGTTTACTGGCTTCTTCCCACACGATCGCCTGAGGGACTTATTCGTAAGGGCAGCAGTTTGCGTGTTCCCTTCCATTATGGAGACCTTCGGCAACGTTGTGATTGAGGCGATGGCCTGCGGCAAAGCGGTCGTGGCGAGCAGGACGGGACCCGGTCCAGAGATCATCGAGGACGGCGTAAGCGGCCTATTGTGCGACCCCTATGATCCGGCCGACATCGCCAACAAGATTCTCGAGGTTCTGGACAATCCAGACCTTGCGGAGCGACTCGGCCAGAATGCGAGAAAGAGGGTTTTAGAGAATTTCTCCGCGGACATCATCGTCCAGAAAAACATCGCGTTCTACGAAGAGTGCATTGAGCGCTTCAAGAGAAGCGAGACCGACCGGCAGCGGATGTTCTTCAGGAGATGCTTTCGATGA
- a CDS encoding DUF2334 domain-containing protein, with translation MITVVFRYDDYSTVSKTDTEVRIIEVFKKYSISCTFGVVPYMVARDRTDAGPQGLVPLSPSKAEILKNAIESGAVEVALHGYSHQSIGLGPGNSEFRGLKYEEQLERIKDGRRLLQNMVGMQVALFIPPWNTYDLDTLKALEELGLRCICASNKYGVGACSSRLRFLPKTCGPHQLRSAVRAARKLSDPECIIVALFHEYEIEAPGEQMKLTFAQLEQILAWLKSQRDISILSTSQALNAFPHLGAERFLSNKQHFSGARRRLSPGFFSALYPEHLYLTLKTLKGLRFKTSLYLSVFYVAIALAFLFVSLEVMLHLPLSTEKVLPYFRYGTIAILVAASAYALRDHRPSWKDAWVLAALLGLSVGFWVAP, from the coding sequence ATGATCACGGTTGTTTTTCGGTATGATGACTATTCGACGGTCAGCAAGACGGATACCGAAGTAAGAATAATAGAAGTCTTCAAAAAGTATTCCATTTCATGCACATTTGGCGTAGTGCCTTATATGGTGGCCCGAGATCGCACGGATGCCGGACCCCAGGGACTCGTGCCTCTGTCTCCCTCCAAGGCAGAGATTCTGAAGAATGCAATTGAGTCCGGTGCTGTCGAGGTCGCACTACATGGATACTCACATCAGTCCATAGGCCTCGGTCCGGGGAACTCAGAGTTTCGCGGTCTAAAATACGAGGAGCAACTGGAGAGAATAAAGGATGGTAGGCGCTTGTTACAGAACATGGTTGGTATGCAGGTGGCTCTCTTCATCCCGCCTTGGAACACCTATGATCTCGATACCCTCAAAGCGCTCGAGGAACTTGGATTACGATGCATCTGCGCGAGTAACAAGTATGGCGTGGGCGCGTGCAGCTCAAGACTGAGATTCCTGCCCAAAACCTGCGGCCCACATCAGCTGCGTTCTGCCGTCAGGGCCGCCAGAAAGCTCTCAGATCCTGAATGTATTATTGTTGCGCTGTTCCACGAGTACGAGATCGAAGCACCCGGGGAACAAATGAAGCTCACCTTCGCCCAGCTCGAGCAAATACTAGCTTGGCTCAAGTCCCAGCGCGATATATCGATCCTCTCCACCTCACAAGCGCTGAATGCTTTCCCGCATTTGGGAGCCGAGCGCTTTCTCTCAAATAAACAGCACTTTTCCGGAGCGCGCCGGCGGCTAAGTCCGGGATTCTTCTCCGCTCTCTATCCGGAACATCTTTATCTCACCCTAAAGACCCTGAAAGGCTTGAGGTTCAAGACGAGTCTATACCTCAGCGTGTTCTACGTTGCCATCGCCCTCGCCTTTCTCTTTGTCTCCCTGGAGGTAATGCTTCATCTGCCGCTATCCACGGAGAAGGTATTGCCTTATTTCAGATATGGTACGATAGCCATCTTGGTGGCTGCATCGGCCTATGCCCTTCGTGACCATAGGCCGAGTTGGAAGGACGCGTGGGTTCTAGCAGCACTTCTGGGATTATCTGTTGGGTTCTGGGTAGCGCCCTAA
- a CDS encoding glycosyltransferase family 4 protein encodes MHVILVWRAFTWGPSRSGVTSYIQNIAGALSGIGCRVTIVRAGRQREQQGCPDQVSEIRVETRPIWGLKTARYGLSRLGLRNLSLWLGLLASEAPLERWLKNKSEDEPYDIAVFCDTTVPEGWLYSKHATTPFLLSLRGGSYTRVRFSPERTTSWERAWAQARNREMARRSPFIYCPSKALAQAAEAEFGLPSESISVIPNPVDVELWTPGSAGSPRDNTARILFVGRFSPEKGLDTLLDAIPLVLHEVRHGLWFTFVGANPSHACSQACCCRIRSLFNDLGVPDRLDLRMSLRREELLGVYRAASVCVVPSLWETCSNVILEAMACGVPVVATRAGGTPEIIEHGRTGWLVEPGNPKQLAEAIIHVLKNAQEAREVAMRGREHVLREYTVDKIARQTLAFYEECISRWGSGVRTRA; translated from the coding sequence ATGCATGTCATCCTCGTCTGGCGCGCCTTCACTTGGGGACCAAGCCGATCCGGGGTCACTAGCTACATTCAAAACATCGCAGGGGCTCTTTCGGGCATTGGGTGCCGGGTGACGATCGTGCGCGCGGGCCGGCAGCGCGAACAACAGGGCTGTCCGGACCAGGTGAGCGAGATACGGGTTGAGACGAGACCTATATGGGGCCTGAAGACCGCGCGTTATGGCCTATCGAGACTGGGACTGAGGAATCTCTCGCTGTGGTTGGGACTTCTAGCGTCGGAGGCGCCTCTCGAACGGTGGCTGAAGAACAAGAGCGAGGACGAGCCTTACGATATTGCAGTTTTCTGTGACACAACAGTTCCGGAGGGCTGGCTCTATTCGAAGCACGCAACAACGCCGTTTCTGCTAAGCCTCCGTGGCGGAAGCTACACGCGGGTTCGGTTCTCGCCGGAGCGCACTACGAGCTGGGAGCGAGCTTGGGCCCAGGCCAGGAACCGGGAGATGGCGAGGCGCTCGCCGTTCATCTACTGCCCGAGCAAAGCCTTGGCGCAAGCGGCGGAGGCGGAATTCGGGCTTCCCTCCGAAAGCATAAGTGTTATCCCAAACCCTGTGGACGTGGAGCTCTGGACGCCAGGGAGTGCCGGCTCTCCCAGAGACAACACAGCGCGCATTCTGTTTGTAGGCAGGTTTTCGCCCGAGAAAGGCCTAGATACGCTTTTGGACGCGATCCCGCTTGTTCTGCACGAAGTGAGGCATGGCCTGTGGTTCACTTTCGTCGGCGCAAATCCTAGTCACGCTTGTTCTCAGGCGTGCTGCTGTAGGATTCGCTCGCTCTTCAATGACCTCGGTGTGCCGGATAGGCTTGACCTACGAATGAGCCTCAGAAGGGAGGAGCTGCTCGGGGTCTATCGGGCCGCAAGCGTCTGCGTTGTGCCCTCCCTATGGGAGACGTGCAGCAACGTAATACTGGAGGCCATGGCTTGCGGGGTGCCGGTGGTTGCTACTCGAGCAGGAGGTACGCCTGAGATCATTGAGCACGGCAGGACCGGTTGGCTGGTGGAGCCAGGAAACCCCAAGCAGCTCGCCGAGGCCATCATACATGTGCTTAAGAACGCGCAGGAGGCGCGCGAGGTCGCGATGAGGGGGCGGGAACACGTGCTAAGGGAATACACCGTCGATAAGATAGCGAGGCAGACACTCGCGTTTTATGAGGAATGTATCTCTAGGTGGGGGAGCGGTGTGAGGACTCGAGCATGA